GATAGCTACAACGATATCTATGTTGCAGCCGCTGTTTAAACCAGCTAATCAAATAAAAGTCACAACGCTTGCTAAGAAGCTTCTGGCGCTTTTGGTGAACTGCCTTGCATGTGTCTGTGGTTTTGCATAATGAGGTTAATAGAACTTTAATCTTCCACGGTAAAAAGAGGCGAAACACAATGATATACGAGTATACCAGCAAGATTTCGGCAAATATGCTAAACGAGGGCCCATTTGACAAACATTCTTATGCGGGGATGGCCCATCAAATATAAAAAGGGATACAGAGACAACTGGATCCATCAATATCGGCTATTTCCTGTAAGGCATGTAGACATTGCGCTGTTACTATCGCAACTGTCACACACAGCTCTTCGTTTTAACGGATTTCGAAGCCAAAGCGCTATTAACCTGTCAGTGTTATACCGTCGTCCTTGCAAAGCACAATTGCATCTATCTAACTACTCGGCCAGTCTCGATAGGCAACGGTAAACTGCCCAGAGCATGGAGAGCCACAAGACCCGACGAACCTAGAATAGGCTAGGCGTAACGGCCGAATCGTGCGGAACCAACCAAGGCGCGCACTCACCGAACCAGCGCAAAACAGCTAGCGGCAAGCCTCAGCTGCTAATAGGCGGCTATAGGCCATCTGTTGCGAATCGACATCTCCAAGGTGTTACTTTGCCTAGGCCAAAAGCCCGAACGAGGAAAGATGAAACTTCATGACCTTTATTAGCTATGTGAATCTCCTCGCATTGGAAGAGCGACAGTGACTACTGCGCCATCGCCATCGGTTGCATTTCCGAGGGCCAGATGCCCCCCTGCACTTTCGACAGCAGACCGGGCCGCGGCCAGGCCTATGCCATGGTGACCGCTGGAGCCATGCCGACTGCTATCAGCCTGATAGAGCCACTCCGTGGCATGGGCCAGAGCCCGGCTGCTGAATCCTGGACCCTGGTCACGCACGGTCATCACCAAGGCACGGCCGCCCTCCCGGCCATCCTCCAGCCTCCAGGTCAGCGTCACCAGACCTTGGTCGGGCGAGTAGTCAGCCGCGTTGGCGACGATGTTCATGATCGCCCTGGCAAGGTCGGCAGCATTACCGGAAATCTGACCAGCATCGGAACCCAGGCGGTCATCCTTCTCAAACCGCAGACCCCGGGCATTCAGGTAGCCTTGGGCCTGGTTGTCGACCATATCCCTCAAGGCAACCGCCGTGACCCGGGATTGCTCTGGAGCGGCGCCTACGGAACCCTGGCTGATGGCCTGGGCATAGTCGGCCATCTCGCGGATGGCGTCCTCGATGGAGTCCAGGTAGGACTGTTGCTCCTGGTTGAGTTCGGTCTCTTCCAAGAGGTCTGCATTGCCTCGCATGATGGTCAGCGGCGTCTTCAGGTCATGAGCCAGGGCCGCCACCTGCCGACGCTGGGACTCCTGGGCCGTCCAGGTCTTCTCCAGGGATTCCTTTAGCGTCACGCGCATCCTGTCGAAGGACCCCAGCACACGGTTGATTTCCAGGACATTGCTGCGAGGCAGTGAGGCGTCCAAATCCTGATGCCCTATATCGTCAGCCACCTGGTTGAAGACCTTGAGCTTGGATGATATGACATGGGCCGCCCGCAACCCGACCAACAAGAGGGTGAACAACAAAGCAATCCCGTAAGAGGCAAGCAGAAGGTTCTGGGGATTAGGATAGCGGTCCCGGGTCTGCCTCGATGCCCACTGCGGCTGAACCCGATAGGCCAGGACGCATGGCCGCCCATCGGCTGTGGCATAGACGACGTAGGTCGCATCCGGCTTTGCGCTTGTCGCGAGGGGTCGCCCTGACTTCTTTGTCCGCTCTTCCGATGGCTTAGAT
The window above is part of the Bifidobacterium asteroides DSM 20089 genome. Proteins encoded here:
- a CDS encoding sensor histidine kinase, which produces MGGLTAGVPESPKEQSLDGKGRPSRRGIPIVLLIIRYFLYVLLILAVLFAGIYMIWINLGARGDFFWANYGEQHLEEVGRSIGRSTAIDESVIPAAYWYRTYDHHGRPTGGDMKGGMASEADQLATDHREHRASKPSEERTKKSGRPLATSAKPDATYVVYATADGRPCVLAYRVQPQWASRQTRDRYPNPQNLLLASYGIALLFTLLLVGLRAAHVISSKLKVFNQVADDIGHQDLDASLPRSNVLEINRVLGSFDRMRVTLKESLEKTWTAQESQRRQVAALAHDLKTPLTIMRGNADLLEETELNQEQQSYLDSIEDAIREMADYAQAISQGSVGAAPEQSRVTAVALRDMVDNQAQGYLNARGLRFEKDDRLGSDAGQISGNAADLARAIMNIVANAADYSPDQGLVTLTWRLEDGREGGRALVMTVRDQGPGFSSRALAHATEWLYQADSSRHGSSGHHGIGLAAARSAVESAGGHLALGNATDGDGAVVTVALPMRGDSHS